Proteins co-encoded in one Kribbella qitaiheensis genomic window:
- the nth gene encoding endonuclease III produces MSTQSAAVPTSLGAAPAVPLKLPRKAPVFAGETHSQLVRRARKMHKVLTETYPDAHCELDFTTPLELLVATILSAQTTDVMVNKVTPTLFAKYPDAKAFAEADREEMEAILKPTGFFRAKTNSVMKLGQLLVDEYDGVVPDKLEELVKLPGTGRKTANVVLGNAFGVPGITVDTHFGRLVRRFGWTEETDPVKVEHLIGELFGKKDWTMLSHRLIFHGRRRCHAKKPACGACPIAQWCPSFGDGPTDPDLAAKLVKVPA; encoded by the coding sequence ATGTCCACCCAGTCTGCCGCGGTCCCTACCTCTCTCGGCGCAGCTCCAGCGGTGCCTCTCAAACTGCCCCGGAAGGCGCCGGTGTTCGCCGGGGAAACGCACAGCCAGCTGGTCCGGCGGGCGCGGAAGATGCACAAGGTGCTCACCGAGACGTATCCGGACGCGCACTGCGAGCTGGACTTCACGACGCCGCTGGAGTTGCTGGTGGCCACCATTCTGTCGGCCCAGACCACCGATGTGATGGTCAACAAGGTGACGCCGACGCTGTTCGCGAAGTACCCCGATGCCAAGGCGTTCGCGGAGGCCGACCGGGAGGAGATGGAGGCGATCCTCAAGCCGACGGGCTTCTTCCGGGCCAAGACCAACAGCGTGATGAAGCTCGGCCAGCTGCTGGTCGACGAGTACGACGGCGTGGTCCCCGACAAGCTGGAGGAGCTCGTCAAGCTACCCGGTACCGGCCGCAAGACGGCGAACGTCGTCCTGGGCAACGCCTTCGGGGTGCCCGGCATCACCGTCGACACGCACTTCGGGCGGCTGGTCCGCCGGTTCGGCTGGACCGAGGAGACCGACCCGGTCAAGGTCGAGCACCTCATCGGCGAGCTGTTCGGAAAGAAGGACTGGACGATGCTGTCGCACCGGCTGATCTTCCACGGCCGGCGCCGCTGCCACGCCAAGAAGCCCGCCTGCGGCGCCTGCCCGATCGCCCAGTGGTGTCCCTCGTTCGGCGACGGCCCCACCGACCCGGATCTCGCCGCAAAGCTGGTCAAGGTCCCGGCGTGA
- a CDS encoding TlpA family protein disulfide reductase, with product MTQRRLRPPVRRYAVLAVVVLALLAGCGDQKAAAPGATGGNTGGSKVAGADKLVACPSTKSRPPVTNGLPDISLPCLGNGPDTRLADLRGPLVINVWAQWCPPCRQESPYLADLQKKAGAKVKLIGIDYDDPRADEAVKFAVEQKLDYPHLVDQDKQARVPFKIGGPPLTAFVDKDGALVHIHYGAFSSQQELDQLVKDKLGVTW from the coding sequence GTGACGCAGCGCCGCCTCCGACCGCCCGTACGCCGGTACGCCGTGCTCGCGGTCGTCGTCCTCGCCCTGCTCGCGGGCTGCGGAGATCAAAAGGCGGCCGCCCCGGGGGCAACAGGCGGCAACACCGGGGGCAGCAAGGTTGCGGGCGCGGACAAACTGGTGGCATGTCCGAGTACGAAGTCCAGGCCGCCGGTGACCAATGGTCTGCCTGACATCAGCCTGCCGTGTCTGGGTAACGGCCCGGACACCCGGCTCGCGGATCTCCGCGGCCCGCTGGTGATCAACGTCTGGGCGCAGTGGTGCCCACCCTGCCGCCAGGAGTCGCCGTACCTGGCCGACCTGCAGAAGAAGGCCGGTGCCAAGGTCAAGCTGATCGGCATCGACTACGACGATCCGCGCGCCGACGAGGCGGTCAAGTTCGCGGTCGAGCAGAAGCTGGACTATCCGCACCTGGTCGACCAGGACAAGCAGGCCCGGGTCCCGTTCAAGATCGGCGGACCGCCGTTGACCGCGTTCGTGGACAAGGACGGCGCCCTGGTTCATATCCACTACGGCGCGTTCAGTTCCCAGCAGGAGCTGGATCAACTGGTCAAGGACAAGCTGGGAGTGACCTGGTGA
- a CDS encoding NUDIX hydrolase: MKTSTTYDVSLPGWLQTLATASKQVDPLELSRFLPPDDPSVRPSAVLILLADGNEEGAGGNGPDVLLTERAWTLRSHAGQMSFPGGRVDEVDGTGVEGLVRTALREAEEETGLDPSGVDVFAVWPALWVPVSNFGVSPVLGFWREPSPVAVVDPAEVASVHRVSLEALADPANRISCLHPSGFTGPAFTVDDLYIWGFTAGLLDKMLALGGWARDWDPANVVPLPDRLVELAWRSAGQRSEDVRRLTAIEHDLGHPEGME, encoded by the coding sequence GTGAAGACCAGTACGACGTACGACGTGTCGCTGCCCGGCTGGTTGCAGACCTTGGCGACAGCCTCGAAACAGGTCGATCCCCTCGAGTTGTCCCGCTTCCTCCCGCCGGACGACCCGAGCGTGCGGCCGTCCGCAGTACTGATCTTGCTTGCTGATGGCAATGAAGAAGGTGCTGGCGGCAATGGTCCGGACGTGTTGCTGACCGAGCGCGCCTGGACGCTGCGATCCCATGCCGGCCAGATGTCCTTTCCGGGCGGCCGCGTCGACGAGGTCGACGGCACCGGCGTCGAGGGCCTGGTCCGGACCGCGTTGCGGGAGGCGGAGGAGGAGACCGGGCTGGACCCGTCCGGCGTGGACGTGTTCGCCGTCTGGCCCGCGCTCTGGGTTCCGGTGAGCAACTTCGGGGTGTCGCCCGTGCTCGGCTTCTGGCGCGAGCCGTCGCCGGTCGCGGTGGTCGATCCGGCCGAGGTCGCGTCGGTGCACCGGGTCTCGCTCGAGGCGCTGGCCGACCCGGCGAACAGGATCAGCTGCCTGCATCCGTCCGGATTCACCGGCCCGGCGTTCACTGTCGATGACCTCTACATCTGGGGTTTCACGGCCGGCCTGCTCGACAAAATGCTCGCACTCGGCGGGTGGGCGCGGGACTGGGACCCGGCCAACGTCGTACCGTTGCCCGACCGGCTGGTCGAGTTGGCCTGGCGGAGTGCGGGGCAGCGGTCGGAGGACGTGCGACGGCTGACGGCCATCGAGCACGACCTGGGGCATCCGGAGGGTATGGAGTGA
- a CDS encoding MarP family serine protease, translated as MSGLDYALLVVTLLVAISGYVEGFVLGACATLGLLAGAAIGVYGVPRVLDNFSPSVEVSFAALVLVVLFASIGRTVGAILGSRLRNKISWKPVKAVDALGGAILAAVSVLIVAWVLGVAVSGARIPSVTSAVRGSEVLAKVDEALPESADKALQAFNDVVNTDLFPRFLDPFVPERIRDTQPPDAAIARQPAVRDSYSRIAKVTGVANCSRGLEGSGFVYGPQRVMTNAHVVAGVSNPKVEVNGKSYEATVVLFDSSVDIAVLFVPHLNIKPLVFDESGKADATAVVLGYPENGPFDSEPARIRSEERLRGPDIYGDKTVTRRAFSIWASVRPGNSGGPLLSPRGTVYGVVFAASVEDNRTGYVLTAGQVAADAAAGLKATQQVSTRSCT; from the coding sequence GTGAGCGGTCTCGACTACGCGCTGCTGGTGGTGACCCTGCTGGTGGCGATCTCGGGGTACGTCGAGGGGTTCGTCCTCGGGGCCTGCGCCACGCTCGGGTTGCTGGCCGGTGCCGCCATCGGCGTGTACGGGGTGCCGCGGGTGCTGGACAATTTCTCGCCCAGCGTCGAGGTGTCGTTCGCCGCCCTGGTGCTGGTGGTGCTGTTCGCCTCGATCGGGCGGACCGTCGGCGCGATCCTCGGCTCCAGGCTGCGGAACAAGATCTCCTGGAAGCCGGTCAAGGCCGTCGACGCGCTCGGTGGCGCCATCCTCGCCGCGGTCTCGGTGCTGATCGTGGCCTGGGTGCTCGGTGTGGCGGTGAGCGGTGCCCGGATCCCCAGCGTGACGTCCGCCGTCCGGGGTTCGGAGGTGCTGGCGAAGGTCGACGAGGCGCTGCCGGAGAGTGCCGACAAGGCTTTGCAGGCGTTCAACGACGTCGTCAATACCGATCTCTTCCCACGCTTCCTCGATCCGTTCGTCCCCGAGCGGATCCGCGACACCCAGCCGCCCGACGCGGCGATCGCCCGGCAACCCGCGGTGCGGGATTCCTACAGCCGGATCGCCAAGGTCACCGGGGTCGCGAACTGCTCCCGCGGGCTCGAAGGGTCCGGGTTCGTCTACGGACCGCAGCGGGTGATGACCAACGCGCACGTGGTGGCCGGCGTCAGCAATCCCAAGGTGGAGGTGAACGGCAAGTCGTACGAGGCGACCGTGGTGCTGTTCGACTCGAGTGTCGACATCGCCGTGCTGTTCGTCCCGCATCTGAACATCAAGCCGCTGGTCTTCGACGAGAGCGGCAAGGCCGACGCCACCGCCGTCGTGCTCGGCTACCCGGAGAACGGCCCGTTCGATTCCGAGCCGGCCCGGATCCGCTCCGAGGAGCGGCTCCGCGGCCCGGACATCTACGGCGACAAGACCGTCACCCGGCGAGCCTTCTCGATCTGGGCCTCGGTCCGCCCGGGCAACTCCGGCGGCCCGCTGCTGTCACCCAGAGGCACTGTGTACGGCGTGGTCTTCGCCGCCTCGGTCGAGGACAACCGCACCGGTTACGTCCTCACCGCCGGGCAGGTCGCCGCCGACGCGGCCGCCGGTCTCAAGGCGACCCAGCAGGTCTCCACCCGCAGCTGCACCTGA
- a CDS encoding SigE family RNA polymerase sigma factor, translated as MTVTTGEAVSFDEAVRANERRLLRLALMLSGGVHSAEDLVQTVLARAHRRWDRIGVLEHPEAYLRTMVVNEFLSWRRLLRNREQPLAELPEQPAGEDFSLRQAQRDAAWRLLARLPRQQRAVLVLRFYEDLPDDEIAAVLGCTASTVRSNAARGLASLRAGLPTQDEEH; from the coding sequence ATGACGGTGACGACGGGGGAAGCGGTGTCGTTCGACGAAGCGGTCAGGGCGAACGAACGCCGGCTGCTGCGGTTGGCGCTGATGCTCTCCGGTGGCGTGCACAGCGCCGAGGATCTGGTCCAGACGGTGCTGGCGCGAGCGCATCGCCGCTGGGACCGGATCGGCGTTCTCGAACATCCCGAGGCGTATCTGCGCACGATGGTGGTGAACGAGTTCCTCAGCTGGCGACGGCTGCTGAGGAACCGTGAGCAACCGCTGGCCGAGTTACCCGAGCAGCCGGCGGGGGAGGACTTCAGCCTCCGCCAGGCGCAGCGGGATGCCGCCTGGCGGTTGCTGGCCAGGTTGCCCCGCCAGCAACGCGCAGTTTTGGTGTTGCGGTTCTACGAGGATCTTCCGGACGACGAGATCGCCGCCGTACTGGGGTGTACGGCGAGCACCGTCCGGTCCAATGCCGCGCGCGGCCTGGCGAGCCTTCGGGCCGGCCTGCCGACGCAAGACGAGGAGCACTGA
- a CDS encoding YbhB/YbcL family Raf kinase inhibitor-like protein — protein MTRKAIAVVVLLLGLAGCSSDPKPDSGHPPTAADTGQFAVVPGDGFHSDGSFDARMTCDSSGDYSPPLVFRHVPAGTAELVLSMVDDDKISPQSDPLIHWVQWKIPATAAGLQEHTKLAEAREALSDLGEATYNGPCPPAGQTHHYRFTLLALSKPIDLPNGAAARKVLDAAEPLVISTSGFVATYKRS, from the coding sequence GTGACTCGCAAAGCGATTGCTGTCGTGGTTCTCCTGCTCGGCCTGGCTGGATGCTCGAGCGACCCGAAGCCGGACAGCGGCCACCCACCGACCGCCGCGGACACCGGGCAGTTCGCCGTTGTACCCGGTGACGGCTTTCACTCTGACGGAAGCTTCGATGCCCGGATGACCTGCGACAGCTCGGGAGACTACTCACCGCCGCTGGTCTTCCGGCACGTCCCGGCTGGGACCGCTGAGCTGGTGCTGTCGATGGTCGACGACGACAAGATCAGTCCGCAGAGCGATCCGCTGATCCACTGGGTGCAGTGGAAGATCCCGGCCACGGCTGCTGGATTGCAGGAGCACACCAAGCTGGCAGAAGCCCGCGAGGCCCTCAGCGACCTGGGCGAAGCGACGTACAACGGGCCCTGCCCGCCTGCCGGTCAGACTCATCACTACCGCTTCACGTTGCTCGCGCTGTCCAAGCCGATCGACCTGCCGAACGGTGCGGCGGCCCGCAAGGTGCTGGACGCGGCGGAACCGCTGGTGATCTCCACCAGCGGTTTCGTCGCCACCTACAAGCGCTCCTAG
- a CDS encoding alpha/beta fold hydrolase, with the protein MLFLHGFPEFWWAWRHQLPAVAAAGYRAVAMDLRGYGASDKTPRGYDPVTAAADVSGVIRSLGATDAVLVGHGWGGFIAWSTAVLAPRQVRALAAVSAPHPLMLMRSGRPRAIARAGWFQLPILPERRLLAHGGIHIEQLLRAWSAPGGAFPDAEASRRYRAALQVWPAPHCALEYHRWFARSRLRSDGRRHSAQMRTPIEVPVLQVHGAQDGAVASASTRTPAGLITGPLRHEVLTTAGHFPHEERPELFNRLLLDWLGVPEP; encoded by the coding sequence GTGCTCTTCCTGCACGGCTTCCCCGAGTTCTGGTGGGCCTGGCGTCACCAGCTGCCTGCTGTCGCCGCGGCCGGCTACCGCGCTGTCGCGATGGACCTGCGCGGGTACGGCGCCAGCGACAAGACCCCACGCGGCTACGACCCTGTCACGGCCGCCGCGGACGTCTCTGGCGTCATCAGGTCGCTAGGGGCCACCGACGCGGTTCTGGTCGGGCACGGCTGGGGCGGGTTCATCGCCTGGTCCACAGCCGTACTCGCGCCGCGGCAGGTACGAGCACTCGCGGCAGTGTCGGCGCCGCACCCACTGATGCTGATGCGGTCGGGCCGGCCGCGAGCCATCGCCAGAGCGGGGTGGTTCCAGCTCCCGATCCTGCCGGAGCGGCGGCTGCTCGCGCATGGCGGCATCCACATCGAGCAGTTGCTCCGAGCCTGGTCCGCTCCGGGCGGCGCCTTCCCCGACGCTGAAGCGTCCCGGCGCTACCGGGCGGCGCTGCAGGTCTGGCCGGCGCCACACTGCGCGCTCGAGTACCACCGGTGGTTCGCCCGGTCGCGCCTGCGCTCCGACGGACGCCGGCACTCCGCGCAGATGCGTACGCCAATCGAAGTACCGGTTCTGCAGGTGCACGGAGCTCAGGACGGTGCAGTTGCCTCGGCCAGCACGCGTACCCCGGCCGGATTGATCACCGGGCCGCTGCGCCACGAAGTACTGACCACAGCTGGGCATTTCCCGCATGAGGAGCGCCCGGAGCTCTTCAACCGGTTGCTGCTCGACTGGCTCGGTGTCCCCGAGCCGTAA
- a CDS encoding phage holin family protein codes for MGQNEDEPTVGQLVANASRDLSSLVRSELELAKTELKKTAVAAGTGAGMFGAAAFLALLAIILLSIAAAYGVSALGLHPALSFLIVAVVYLLIGAGLVFAGLRLMKKVKAPQRTIDSSKESVEALKSIGKGD; via the coding sequence ATGGGGCAGAACGAGGATGAGCCCACGGTCGGGCAGCTCGTCGCCAATGCCAGCCGGGATCTTTCCAGCCTGGTCCGCAGCGAGCTGGAGCTGGCCAAGACCGAGCTGAAGAAGACCGCCGTCGCCGCCGGCACGGGTGCCGGCATGTTCGGCGCTGCCGCCTTCCTGGCCCTGCTCGCGATCATCCTGCTGTCCATCGCCGCGGCGTACGGCGTGAGCGCACTCGGGCTGCACCCGGCGCTGTCCTTCCTGATCGTTGCTGTCGTCTACCTGTTGATCGGGGCAGGCCTGGTGTTCGCCGGTCTCCGGCTGATGAAGAAGGTGAAGGCGCCGCAGCGCACGATCGACAGCTCGAAGGAGTCGGTCGAGGCACTCAAGTCGATCGGTAAGGGAGACTGA
- the nhaA gene encoding Na+/H+ antiporter NhaA, with amino-acid sequence MRLLQKRRVFPRILGSERAFLADTLRAETTGGLVLVGAAVIALVWANSPWQDTYHHLRDAQLGPLTVEGWATDGALTLFFYLAGVELKRELVVGTLSRLSEAVVPVIAALCGMAVPALIYAAINLAVADGKPQGWAVPTATDIAFALAVLAIVGSSLPSALRAFLLTLAVVDDFGAILVIAIFFSHGLNLLALLAALALIAAFYLLQRLRVRTPIAYLPIALGAWWFMHESGIHATIAGVALGLVTRVLPDPDEKKSPAERVEHRLRPWSAGIAVPVFALFAAGVTLSGSAIRTTLTDPVAIGVVAGLLAGKVLGVFGGSWLTARLTRAELNSDLAWRDVGAVSVLAGIGFTVSLLIAQLAFGDDVAQIERAKAAVLIASLLAALLATALLFRRNRAYAED; translated from the coding sequence GTGCGGCTGCTACAGAAACGACGAGTCTTTCCGCGCATCCTCGGATCCGAGCGAGCCTTCCTCGCCGACACGCTGCGGGCCGAGACCACCGGCGGGCTGGTGCTGGTCGGCGCTGCCGTGATCGCGCTGGTCTGGGCGAACTCCCCCTGGCAGGACACGTACCACCACCTCCGTGACGCGCAACTCGGCCCGCTCACGGTCGAGGGCTGGGCCACCGACGGCGCGCTGACGCTGTTCTTCTACTTAGCCGGCGTGGAGCTGAAGCGTGAGCTCGTGGTCGGCACCCTGTCCCGGCTCAGCGAGGCGGTCGTCCCGGTCATCGCGGCCCTCTGCGGGATGGCGGTGCCCGCCCTGATCTATGCCGCGATCAACCTGGCTGTTGCCGACGGCAAGCCACAGGGCTGGGCGGTGCCGACGGCAACGGATATCGCCTTCGCCCTGGCCGTGCTCGCGATCGTCGGTTCGTCATTGCCGAGCGCTCTGCGGGCCTTCTTGCTCACCCTCGCCGTCGTGGACGACTTCGGCGCCATCCTGGTGATCGCAATCTTCTTCTCGCACGGTCTCAACCTGCTGGCGCTGCTGGCCGCGCTGGCCCTGATCGCGGCCTTCTATCTGCTCCAGCGGCTCCGGGTCCGTACGCCGATCGCGTATCTCCCGATCGCTCTCGGCGCCTGGTGGTTCATGCACGAGTCAGGCATCCACGCCACGATCGCCGGGGTCGCACTCGGCCTGGTGACGCGGGTCCTGCCCGACCCGGACGAGAAGAAGTCGCCGGCCGAGCGGGTGGAGCACCGGCTGCGCCCGTGGTCCGCCGGCATCGCAGTACCGGTCTTCGCACTGTTCGCGGCCGGGGTCACGCTGAGCGGCAGCGCGATCCGGACGACGCTCACCGACCCGGTCGCGATCGGGGTGGTCGCGGGGTTGCTGGCCGGGAAGGTCCTCGGGGTGTTCGGCGGGTCGTGGCTGACGGCCCGGCTCACCCGCGCGGAGCTGAACTCCGACCTCGCCTGGCGCGACGTGGGTGCCGTCTCGGTGCTCGCCGGGATCGGATTCACGGTCTCCCTGCTGATCGCGCAGCTCGCCTTCGGCGACGACGTCGCGCAGATCGAGCGGGCGAAGGCGGCCGTACTGATCGCGTCGCTGCTGGCCGCGTTGCTCGCGACCGCGCTGTTGTTCCGTCGCAACCGCGCGTACGCCGAGGATTGA
- a CDS encoding GntR family transcriptional regulator, translated as MARPRNNPGDLAELPTELRADRPKGGQIREILQTLTRSLAAGTVLPSERVLAERFGVARMTVRQEVDRVVAEGLAARRPGGGTFVAEPRPARMLTSSFSQDMRARGITPGAKVLEHLVGTADEDLARELEQPVGSPVLHLIRLRTADGEPMAVERTNLSLRRYPGLDELDLSEVSLYDSLSERWGVTLGMVSASIVAAPPDQADSELLGIEPTVPCLIITSAPRTASGEVIEYGRSVYRSDRYDITVAYRAT; from the coding sequence ATGGCCCGCCCAAGGAACAACCCCGGTGACCTCGCCGAACTCCCCACGGAGCTACGAGCGGACCGGCCGAAGGGTGGCCAGATCCGCGAGATCCTGCAGACCCTCACCCGCAGTCTGGCCGCCGGAACCGTGCTGCCCTCCGAGCGGGTGCTGGCCGAGCGCTTCGGCGTCGCCCGGATGACAGTGCGGCAGGAAGTGGACCGGGTTGTTGCCGAAGGCCTCGCGGCCCGGCGCCCCGGCGGCGGCACCTTCGTCGCGGAGCCACGGCCGGCCCGGATGCTCACCTCGTCGTTCAGCCAGGACATGCGGGCCCGCGGCATCACGCCCGGCGCCAAGGTGCTGGAGCACCTCGTCGGCACCGCCGACGAGGACCTGGCCCGCGAGCTGGAGCAGCCGGTCGGATCGCCGGTCCTGCACCTGATCCGGCTGCGCACCGCCGACGGCGAACCGATGGCGGTCGAGCGGACCAACCTGTCGCTGCGGCGCTACCCGGGCCTGGACGAGCTCGACCTGAGCGAGGTCTCGCTGTACGACTCGCTCTCGGAGCGCTGGGGAGTCACCCTCGGGATGGTGTCGGCCTCGATCGTGGCCGCCCCACCGGACCAGGCCGACTCCGAGCTGCTCGGTATCGAGCCGACCGTGCCGTGCCTGATCATCACCTCGGCGCCGCGGACCGCGTCCGGCGAGGTGATCGAGTACGGCCGCTCGGTCTACCGCTCGGACCGCTACGACATCACGGTCGCCTACCGCGCCACCTGA
- the acs gene encoding acetate--CoA ligase, translated as MHEERRFEPPAELAANANVKADAYEAAEADFEGFWAEQAKRLTWAVEPTETLDWSNPPFAKWYADGKLNAAYNCVDRHVENGLGDKVAYYFEGEPGDTREITYAQLKDEVSKAANALLELNVQAGDIVAIYMPMIPETVVAMLACARIGAPHTVIFGGFSADALKGRILDCDARVVITSDGGYRRGAPAALKPAVDAALVDCPDVRNVLVVKRTGQETAMVENRDLWWDDFVGKQSAEHTPEAFDAEHPLYVMYTSGSTGKPKGILHTTGGYLVGTAYTQWAVFDLKPDTDVYWTAADIGWVTGHSYIVYGALANATTSILYEGTPDTPHQGRWWEIIQKYKVSILYCAPTAIRTFMKWGKEIPEKFDLSTLRVIGSVGEPINPEAYIWYRENIGGNNAPVVDTWWQTETGMHMISPLPGVTAGKPGAAMRGIPGVSVDVVDDAGKPVPNGSGGYLIIDKPWPAMLRTLWGDDERFKDTYWSRWPGVYFAGDGAKKDEDGDIWLLGRVDDVMNVSGHRLSTTEIESALVSHPKVAEAAVVGASDPTTGQAIAAFVILRSEAGDGGPDVVQELRNHVAKEIGPIAKPRQIMVVAELPKTRSGKIMRRLLRDVAENREVGDVTTLADSTVMDLIKTNLDAGKSDED; from the coding sequence ATGCACGAGGAGCGCCGCTTCGAGCCGCCGGCCGAACTGGCCGCGAACGCGAACGTCAAGGCGGACGCGTACGAGGCGGCCGAGGCGGACTTCGAGGGGTTCTGGGCCGAGCAGGCCAAGCGGCTGACCTGGGCGGTCGAGCCGACCGAGACGCTCGACTGGAGCAACCCGCCGTTCGCCAAGTGGTACGCCGACGGCAAGCTCAACGCGGCGTACAACTGTGTCGACCGGCACGTGGAGAACGGCCTTGGCGACAAGGTCGCCTACTACTTCGAGGGTGAGCCCGGCGACACCCGGGAGATCACCTACGCCCAGCTCAAGGACGAGGTCAGCAAGGCGGCCAACGCGCTGCTCGAGCTGAACGTCCAGGCCGGCGACATCGTGGCCATCTACATGCCGATGATCCCCGAGACCGTGGTCGCGATGCTCGCCTGCGCCCGGATCGGTGCCCCGCACACGGTCATCTTCGGCGGCTTCTCCGCCGACGCGCTGAAGGGCCGGATCCTCGACTGCGACGCGCGCGTGGTGATCACCTCCGACGGCGGTTACCGCCGGGGCGCCCCGGCGGCGCTGAAGCCCGCGGTGGACGCCGCGCTGGTGGACTGCCCCGATGTGCGCAATGTGCTCGTGGTGAAGCGCACCGGCCAGGAGACCGCCATGGTCGAGAACCGCGACCTGTGGTGGGACGACTTCGTCGGCAAGCAGTCGGCCGAGCACACGCCCGAGGCGTTCGACGCCGAGCACCCGCTGTACGTGATGTACACGTCCGGCAGCACGGGCAAGCCGAAGGGCATCCTGCACACGACCGGCGGCTACCTGGTGGGTACGGCGTACACGCAGTGGGCTGTCTTCGACCTCAAGCCGGACACCGACGTCTACTGGACCGCGGCCGACATTGGCTGGGTCACCGGCCACAGCTACATCGTGTACGGCGCGCTCGCCAACGCGACCACGTCGATCCTTTACGAAGGCACTCCGGACACCCCGCACCAGGGGCGCTGGTGGGAGATCATCCAGAAGTACAAGGTCTCCATCCTGTACTGCGCGCCGACGGCGATCCGGACCTTCATGAAGTGGGGCAAGGAGATCCCGGAGAAGTTCGACCTCTCCACCCTGCGCGTGATCGGGTCGGTGGGCGAGCCGATCAACCCCGAGGCCTACATCTGGTACCGGGAGAACATCGGCGGCAACAACGCGCCGGTGGTCGACACCTGGTGGCAGACCGAGACCGGGATGCACATGATCTCCCCGCTGCCCGGCGTCACCGCGGGCAAGCCGGGCGCCGCGATGCGCGGCATCCCGGGCGTGAGTGTCGACGTGGTCGACGACGCCGGCAAGCCGGTGCCGAACGGCTCGGGTGGTTACCTGATCATCGACAAGCCGTGGCCGGCCATGCTGCGGACGCTGTGGGGCGACGACGAGCGGTTCAAGGACACGTACTGGTCGCGCTGGCCGGGCGTGTACTTCGCGGGGGACGGCGCCAAGAAGGACGAGGACGGCGACATCTGGCTGCTCGGCCGGGTGGACGACGTGATGAACGTGTCCGGCCACCGGTTGTCCACCACCGAGATCGAGTCGGCGCTGGTCTCGCACCCGAAGGTCGCCGAGGCGGCCGTCGTCGGCGCCTCGGACCCGACCACGGGTCAGGCGATCGCGGCCTTCGTGATCCTGCGCTCCGAAGCCGGTGACGGCGGCCCGGACGTGGTCCAGGAGCTCCGCAACCACGTCGCCAAGGAGATCGGCCCGATCGCCAAGCCGCGCCAGATCATGGTCGTCGCGGAACTCCCCAAGACCCGCTCCGGCAAGATCATGCGCCGCCTCCTCCGCGACGTAGCCGAGAACCGCGAGGTAGGCGACGTCACCACCCTCGCCGACTCCACCGTCATGGACCTCATCAAAACCAACCTCGACGCCGGCAAATCCGACGAGGACTGA